One region of Catenuloplanes indicus genomic DNA includes:
- a CDS encoding GNAT family N-acetyltransferase — MSSLLDHVAHGGRLPTEPFLEIVPPPSARDFAVLSFPAHVVIAAPVTLDWVTAHLPDSGDEFSEPMNPPFLHALERHLGRRVNNIDQMLVAPALPGPPPLALTEITDHTHPRVRHAVGYRDHVRVYAATGGLLTVGRGLAGRWELSMEVLPEHRNAGLGRALVTAARHLIPAGAHVWAQISPGNAASTRTLLAAGFTPVGAEAILQTPLVDAPGAP; from the coding sequence TTGTCGTCGCTGCTGGACCACGTGGCCCACGGCGGGCGCCTGCCCACCGAGCCGTTCCTGGAGATCGTCCCGCCGCCGTCCGCTCGCGACTTCGCCGTGCTCTCCTTCCCGGCGCACGTGGTGATCGCCGCCCCGGTCACGCTGGACTGGGTGACCGCACACCTCCCGGACTCCGGCGACGAGTTCTCCGAGCCGATGAACCCGCCGTTCCTGCACGCGCTCGAACGCCACCTCGGCCGCCGCGTCAACAACATCGACCAGATGCTCGTCGCCCCCGCGCTGCCCGGCCCGCCCCCGCTCGCACTGACTGAGATCACCGACCACACGCATCCCCGGGTACGCCACGCGGTCGGCTACCGCGACCACGTCCGGGTCTACGCCGCCACCGGGGGACTGCTCACCGTCGGCCGGGGCCTGGCCGGCCGGTGGGAGCTCTCCATGGAGGTTCTCCCGGAGCACCGCAACGCCGGCCTCGGCCGCGCCCTGGTCACCGCCGCTCGCCACCTGATCCCCGCCGGTGCGCACGTCTGGGCGCAGATCTCCCCGGGTAACGCGGCCAGCACCCGCACGCTGCTGGCCGCCGGCTTCACCCCGGTCGGTGCCGAGGCGATCCTGCAAACGCCCCTGGTAGACGCGCCGGGAGCGCCGTAG
- a CDS encoding carbon-nitrogen hydrolase family protein: MRVAVCQLNARADRAANLAVARDLLTRAADAGADLAVLPEYTDYLGPAAGAPKPEPVDGEYATFFADAARDLGIWVHAGSFHEAGPDPDHIYNTSLVFNRTGELAATYRKIHLYDVEIPGKVSFHESRTVAAGTTPVVVDVEGIGLGLSICYDLRFPELYRRLAADGQAKLLVVPAAFMAHTGRDHWEVLLRARAIENQCYVLAAGQIGNHEPSRTCFGRSMIIDPWGTVLAQAPDTTTIAIADLDLPRLDTIRLELPSLANRRL; encoded by the coding sequence ATGCGAGTCGCCGTGTGCCAGCTCAACGCCCGTGCGGACCGCGCCGCCAACCTGGCCGTCGCCCGCGACCTTCTCACCCGCGCCGCGGACGCCGGTGCCGACCTCGCGGTCCTCCCTGAATACACGGACTACCTCGGCCCCGCCGCTGGTGCCCCGAAACCCGAGCCGGTCGACGGCGAATACGCCACGTTCTTCGCCGACGCCGCCCGCGACCTCGGCATCTGGGTCCACGCCGGCTCCTTTCACGAGGCCGGCCCCGACCCGGACCACATCTACAACACCAGCCTCGTGTTCAACCGCACCGGCGAGCTGGCCGCCACCTACCGCAAAATCCACCTCTACGACGTGGAGATCCCCGGCAAGGTCTCCTTCCACGAGTCACGCACGGTCGCCGCAGGCACCACCCCGGTCGTCGTCGACGTCGAGGGCATCGGCCTCGGCCTGTCGATCTGCTACGACTTGCGCTTCCCCGAGCTCTACCGCCGCCTCGCCGCCGACGGCCAGGCCAAACTGCTGGTGGTCCCGGCCGCCTTCATGGCACACACCGGCCGCGACCACTGGGAAGTCCTGCTCCGCGCCCGCGCCATCGAAAACCAGTGCTACGTCCTCGCCGCCGGCCAGATCGGCAACCACGAGCCGTCCCGCACCTGCTTCGGCCGCAGCATGATCATCGACCCGTGGGGCACCGTCCTCGCCCAGGCCCCGGACACCACCACCATCGCCATCGCCGACCTCGACCTCCCCCGCCTCGACACGATCCGTCTGGAACTCCCCAGCCTGGCCAACCGCCGCCTCTAA